A single genomic interval of Alteromonas sp. CI.11.F.A3 harbors:
- a CDS encoding CsgG/HfaB family protein — MQFQKIISIKALTFAVVAVTAVSGCASTSSKVVETPKVESFNSQYTGTKSKLVVGQFVNRSSFQNGIFSNGQDRLGNQAKTTLMGHLQQTNRFSILDRDNMDLLATEASRSGTTQTIAGARFVVTGDVTEFGRKAIGDKQLFGLLGKGKSQIAYAKVTLNIVDVTTSEVVYSVAGAGEYSLSEREVIGFGSTASYDATLNGKVLDLAIREVVNNLVDGLESGAWAI, encoded by the coding sequence ATGCAATTTCAAAAAATAATAAGTATTAAGGCTCTTACCTTTGCCGTTGTCGCTGTTACCGCAGTTTCTGGTTGCGCTAGTACCTCTTCAAAAGTGGTTGAAACCCCAAAAGTGGAAAGCTTCAACTCTCAGTATACAGGAACAAAAAGTAAGCTAGTCGTGGGACAATTTGTAAACCGCTCTAGCTTTCAAAATGGCATTTTTTCAAATGGCCAAGACCGGTTAGGTAACCAAGCAAAAACTACCTTGATGGGACATTTACAGCAGACAAATCGCTTTAGTATTCTCGATCGCGACAACATGGATTTGCTTGCCACTGAAGCTTCTCGCTCAGGTACTACTCAAACGATAGCTGGCGCACGGTTTGTAGTAACCGGTGATGTTACCGAATTTGGACGTAAAGCCATCGGTGATAAGCAATTATTTGGTCTTCTAGGTAAAGGGAAATCTCAAATTGCTTATGCAAAAGTCACTCTTAATATAGTAGATGTCACTACATCTGAAGTGGTTTATTCAGTAGCAGGAGCTGGCGAATATAGTTTGTCTGAGCGTGAAGTTATTGGGTTTGGTAGTACCGCTAGCTACGACGCAACACTTAATGGAAAAGTGCTTGATTTAGCCATTCGTGAAGTAGTGAACAATTTAGTTGATGGCTTAGAGTCTGGTGCTTGGGCAATTTAA
- a CDS encoding cisplatin damage response ATP-dependent DNA ligase codes for MQAFSDLLEQLYYTAGTKAKAQLILHYLATTPDPDRGWAIAAMAGTLRFDFFKRNTVKKLITERVDPELFAMSYDYVGEVSETVAHLWPELTPDQALPSLSEVVDTFANVSKQKVASTLANYLTIMTPSQRWALLKLGTRGLRIGVSARSIKQILAEYGNQDITEIEKLWHGVTPPYTDLLAWLEGNGPKPDISNAVTFHPVMLSHPIAQSDIDDFIPEQWQIEHKFDGIRVQLVCNTTKEEPEKALFSRTGDDISHAFPDLLDSVSGNMVVDNMVLDGELLVMHNNEVDTFNALQQRLNKKKPTSALMKTNPAGLIVYDALVLDGKQLTDSPLITRRKALEAWFYKNGIQENDNKSRLHLSECLSADSPTDLQALHKRVCENRAVEGLMIKRSSSHYVPGRPKGQWYKWKRDPLVVDAVMMYAQRGHGKRSSFYSDYTFGAWQDEQLLPIGKAYSGFTDEELKKLDNWVRRNAIGRFGPVREVKKELVLEVAFDAVHPSNRHKSGVALRFPRIHRIRWDKPANEADTLINVKALIES; via the coding sequence ATGCAAGCATTCAGCGACTTACTTGAACAGCTTTACTATACCGCCGGAACCAAAGCGAAAGCCCAGCTTATTCTGCATTACCTTGCTACTACGCCAGACCCCGATCGCGGCTGGGCTATTGCCGCGATGGCAGGTACGCTTCGATTTGATTTCTTCAAACGTAACACGGTAAAAAAACTGATTACAGAGCGAGTAGACCCAGAGCTATTTGCTATGAGCTACGATTATGTGGGCGAAGTTAGCGAAACGGTAGCCCATTTATGGCCCGAACTAACGCCAGATCAAGCGCTGCCTAGTTTGTCTGAAGTGGTAGATACATTTGCGAATGTCAGCAAACAAAAAGTCGCTTCAACGTTAGCGAATTATCTCACCATAATGACTCCATCACAGCGCTGGGCACTATTAAAGCTTGGTACACGGGGGCTGAGAATTGGCGTATCGGCTCGCTCTATCAAACAAATTTTAGCGGAATACGGCAATCAAGATATCACTGAAATAGAAAAACTGTGGCATGGCGTCACACCGCCTTATACCGACCTGCTCGCATGGCTTGAAGGTAACGGCCCTAAACCGGATATTAGCAACGCAGTTACGTTTCACCCTGTCATGCTATCTCACCCCATTGCGCAAAGTGATATCGATGACTTTATCCCCGAGCAGTGGCAAATAGAACACAAGTTTGACGGCATTCGGGTGCAGCTAGTGTGTAATACCACCAAAGAAGAACCAGAAAAGGCGCTATTTTCCCGTACCGGTGATGACATCAGTCATGCATTCCCCGACCTACTCGATAGTGTTAGTGGCAACATGGTTGTAGATAACATGGTGCTAGATGGCGAACTGTTGGTGATGCATAACAACGAAGTCGATACATTTAATGCTCTGCAGCAGCGGCTCAATAAGAAAAAGCCCACCTCTGCGTTAATGAAAACCAACCCCGCAGGGCTTATAGTTTATGATGCACTGGTATTAGACGGTAAGCAATTAACCGACTCACCTCTTATCACCCGGCGCAAAGCACTAGAAGCATGGTTTTACAAAAATGGGATTCAGGAAAACGACAATAAATCACGACTGCATTTATCTGAGTGCTTATCTGCCGATTCACCAACAGATCTTCAAGCGCTACATAAAAGGGTATGTGAAAACCGCGCGGTAGAAGGGCTTATGATAAAGCGTTCAAGTAGCCACTATGTACCAGGCAGACCTAAAGGCCAGTGGTACAAGTGGAAACGCGACCCGCTGGTGGTAGATGCGGTGATGATGTATGCCCAGCGTGGTCACGGTAAGCGCTCTAGCTTTTATTCCGATTACACCTTTGGCGCATGGCAAGATGAGCAATTGCTGCCTATCGGCAAAGCCTACTCTGGATTTACTGATGAAGAGCTTAAGAAACTAGATAACTGGGTACGACGAAACGCCATAGGCCGTTTTGGGCCAGTGCGAGAGGTTAAAAAGGAGCTGGTACTGGAAGTCGCTTTCGATGCGGTTCATCCCTCCAACCGGCATAAATCAGGCGTGGCACTACGATTCCCTCGCATACACCGTATCCGCTGGGATAAGCCTGCTAACGAGGCAGATACACTTATCAACGTGAAAGCACTTATCGAGTCATAA
- a CDS encoding ligase-associated DNA damage response endonuclease PdeM, translated as MAINEQWLSAQVALRSISIVKFAKMLWLLDARGVAYLPALDWLVVSDLHLEKGSYLRSYGNPLPSVDSVATLKRLQQIIRDYNPARVISLGDSFHDKHSMSRMTAEDRNLLCDIINSVPKWDWVEGNHDPDLPEGIPGNPCHEIVHSNVVFRHEPEIYEPEPCETEPHEKESHEKEPSTKDGVQAKPQAKHQIIGHYHPKIRKTISRRRFSGKCFVVTEDLFIMPAFGQFTGGLDVDEEVMLVLASKKSRACYMLYDGTIFKA; from the coding sequence GTGGCAATAAATGAGCAGTGGCTATCGGCACAGGTGGCGTTGCGTAGTATTAGTATTGTGAAATTTGCAAAGATGCTTTGGTTGTTAGATGCCAGAGGTGTGGCGTATTTGCCTGCGCTTGATTGGCTGGTGGTATCCGATTTACACCTTGAAAAAGGCAGTTACTTGCGTAGTTATGGTAATCCGCTGCCAAGTGTCGATTCCGTCGCTACGCTTAAGCGTTTGCAACAGATTATTCGCGATTACAACCCTGCTAGGGTGATTAGCTTGGGTGACAGTTTCCATGATAAACACAGTATGTCTCGTATGACTGCTGAAGACAGAAACCTCTTATGCGATATCATAAATAGCGTTCCCAAATGGGATTGGGTAGAGGGAAATCATGACCCCGACTTACCTGAAGGTATTCCCGGCAACCCTTGCCATGAAATAGTGCATAGTAATGTGGTATTTCGCCATGAGCCAGAAATCTATGAGCCAGAGCCATGTGAAACAGAGCCGCATGAAAAAGAGTCACATGAGAAAGAACCAAGTACGAAGGATGGGGTTCAAGCTAAGCCCCAAGCTAAGCATCAAATTATTGGCCATTACCACCCTAAAATACGCAAGACTATTTCCCGTCGTCGATTTTCCGGTAAATGTTTCGTTGTCACAGAAGACCTATTTATCATGCCAGCTTTTGGGCAATTTACGGGAGGCTTAGATGTGGATGAAGAGGTAATGCTAGTGTTAGCATCTAAAAAATCCCGCGCCTGTTATATGTTGTATGACGGTACAATTTTCAAAGCTTAA
- a CDS encoding carbon-nitrogen hydrolase, which produces MQRTKLKIGLVQQSVADNDKATNWNKSAEQVAKLAAEGCECILLQELHSTLYFCQQEDTDAFDLAEPIPGAATDFFGALAEKHNIVLVTSLFEKRGSGLYHNTAVVFDRSKEIAGKYRKMHIPDDPGFYEKFYFTPGDMGFTPIDTSVGKLGVLVCWDQWYPEAARLMAMAGADLLFYPTAIGWDSTDTEEERSRQHGAWETIQRSHAVANSVPVVVANRTGFEASPVAGDPGIQFWGQSFITGPQGEILAKAEAEGETTLSVELDLTRTEKVKRIWPYFRDRRIDAYEDLTKRWRD; this is translated from the coding sequence ATGCAACGAACTAAGCTAAAGATAGGCTTGGTACAACAGTCTGTTGCTGATAACGACAAAGCGACAAACTGGAACAAAAGTGCTGAGCAAGTTGCAAAGCTCGCCGCAGAAGGCTGTGAGTGTATTTTGCTACAAGAACTTCATAGCACCCTTTACTTTTGCCAGCAGGAAGATACAGACGCCTTTGATTTAGCCGAACCTATTCCAGGTGCTGCAACAGATTTCTTTGGTGCGCTTGCTGAAAAACACAATATTGTATTAGTAACCTCTTTATTTGAAAAACGCGGTTCTGGCTTGTATCACAATACCGCTGTGGTATTTGATAGAAGCAAAGAGATTGCCGGTAAATACCGCAAAATGCATATTCCTGACGACCCAGGCTTTTACGAGAAGTTTTACTTCACACCAGGAGACATGGGCTTTACGCCAATAGACACCAGCGTGGGTAAATTGGGTGTATTAGTTTGTTGGGATCAATGGTATCCAGAAGCCGCACGCTTAATGGCGATGGCTGGCGCTGACTTATTATTTTACCCAACGGCAATTGGTTGGGATAGTACTGATACTGAAGAAGAACGTAGTCGACAACATGGCGCGTGGGAAACTATTCAGCGCTCACATGCAGTCGCAAACTCAGTGCCGGTTGTTGTAGCAAACCGCACAGGGTTTGAAGCATCGCCAGTGGCGGGCGACCCCGGCATACAGTTTTGGGGACAAAGCTTTATAACTGGCCCACAAGGTGAAATTCTGGCGAAAGCCGAAGCCGAGGGTGAAACCACACTATCGGTTGAACTAGATTTAACTCGCACTGAAAAAGTAAAACGCATTTGGCCTTATTTCCGTGACCGTCGCATTGATGCTTACGAAGACTTAACCAAACGCTGGCGCGATTAG
- a CDS encoding ROK family transcriptional regulator, whose product MTKSHEHTGSSESALERDMHHRATDPLDNRTQNERDILTLIRHEGAIPKADIAQRTGLSAQSATVIIKKLESDALVKRLPPVRGGVGQPKVPFGLNAEGAFGLGLKIGRRSFDMTLLDLAGNVKASLHEKIAYPTVDHLLSFTQRGVSVLTQQLSNEQRTRIRGLGIAMPFEIWSWAEEAGAPSDALEAWKSLDIQAALFELLDLPIYVSNDATAACSAEMAFGNPHRFNHFLYVFVGTFLGGGLVINNQLFTGKSGNAGAIGSLPFLSNAQSQQQQLITQSSLYLLEKQLNEAGLDGNKLYEAPEHWSGLKTNPEFMRIVQVWMEQAAQGIAFATHCAFSMLDLDGIIIDGAMPQNIKQELVTCVQSALKDADLRGVSQGSISAGNVGSKAQSIGSANLSLIANYY is encoded by the coding sequence ATGACAAAATCCCATGAGCACACGGGTTCATCAGAAAGCGCATTAGAAAGAGATATGCACCACCGTGCAACTGACCCACTAGACAACCGTACTCAAAATGAACGGGATATACTCACCCTCATTCGTCATGAAGGGGCTATTCCAAAAGCAGACATCGCTCAACGCACGGGCTTATCTGCTCAGTCGGCAACGGTTATTATCAAAAAACTAGAGTCAGACGCCCTTGTTAAGCGGCTACCACCAGTTCGCGGGGGGGTGGGGCAACCTAAAGTACCTTTTGGATTAAATGCAGAGGGTGCCTTTGGGTTGGGGTTGAAAATTGGTCGCCGTAGTTTTGATATGACCTTGCTAGATTTGGCTGGCAATGTGAAAGCTTCGCTTCACGAAAAAATAGCCTACCCCACCGTCGACCATTTATTGTCATTTACCCAGCGCGGCGTATCGGTTCTAACGCAACAACTCAGTAACGAACAACGAACGCGCATTCGCGGATTAGGCATTGCTATGCCATTTGAAATTTGGAGCTGGGCAGAAGAAGCCGGCGCACCTAGTGACGCGTTAGAGGCATGGAAAAGCCTTGATATTCAGGCTGCGCTATTTGAACTTCTAGACTTACCCATTTACGTGAGTAACGATGCAACAGCGGCGTGTAGTGCAGAAATGGCCTTCGGTAACCCCCATCGATTCAACCATTTTCTCTATGTTTTTGTAGGCACTTTTCTTGGCGGTGGCTTGGTTATTAACAATCAGTTATTTACAGGAAAATCGGGTAACGCCGGCGCAATTGGCTCCTTACCTTTTTTATCTAACGCCCAAAGCCAACAGCAACAACTCATCACCCAATCATCGCTATACTTGTTAGAAAAACAATTAAATGAAGCGGGGCTTGATGGCAATAAATTGTATGAGGCACCGGAACATTGGTCTGGCTTAAAAACCAATCCAGAATTTATGCGCATCGTTCAAGTGTGGATGGAACAGGCAGCCCAGGGGATTGCCTTTGCCACACACTGCGCATTTAGCATGCTCGACCTCGATGGCATTATCATCGATGGGGCCATGCCACAGAATATAAAACAAGAATTGGTTACCTGCGTGCAAAGCGCGTTAAAAGATGCTGATCTTCGAGGCGTTTCTCAAGGTAGTATTAGTGCAGGTAACGTAGGGAGTAAAGCGCAGTCTATTGGCAGTGCAAACTTGTCGCTTATCGCGAACTACTATTAG
- a CDS encoding carbohydrate kinase — protein MKILCLGEVLIDMLSAGAADQSEMPAMNSFQPYAGGAPANVAVAVAKLGGQGAMVSKVGDDTFGRFLQDMLSYHNVNTDYVWSTKEANTALAFVNLDKDGERSFDFYVDNAAHKHIGEDDLATVACDDTSVLHFCSGSISGPELLPGTDYILNKAKQENMLVCLDINYRPAFWDDTANAPGRIDEVAKKVSILKASREELAELYGEENAQTHVQQWLDSGVKVVLVTDGGEPIQYITKEFSGTLASPKMDVKDTTAAGDSFIGGFLYFLSTKVANSAEFDEWASSFENVSEATEFAIRCGAYTVTQYGAFSALPTMENIAK, from the coding sequence ATGAAAATTTTATGTTTAGGCGAAGTACTTATCGATATGTTAAGTGCGGGTGCAGCGGACCAAAGCGAAATGCCAGCAATGAATTCATTCCAGCCTTATGCTGGTGGCGCGCCCGCTAACGTCGCGGTAGCGGTTGCCAAGCTTGGTGGGCAAGGTGCTATGGTGTCTAAAGTGGGTGACGATACCTTTGGCCGCTTTCTTCAAGACATGCTTAGCTATCACAACGTAAACACTGATTATGTTTGGAGTACGAAAGAAGCGAATACAGCATTGGCTTTTGTTAATCTAGATAAAGACGGTGAACGTTCTTTCGATTTCTATGTAGATAATGCGGCACATAAGCACATTGGTGAAGACGACTTGGCCACGGTTGCATGCGACGATACTAGCGTGCTGCACTTTTGTTCTGGCTCAATTTCAGGCCCCGAATTGCTTCCCGGCACCGACTATATCCTAAACAAAGCTAAGCAAGAAAATATGCTGGTATGTTTAGATATTAACTATCGCCCAGCGTTTTGGGACGACACTGCTAATGCGCCAGGCCGAATTGATGAAGTAGCTAAGAAAGTAAGCATCTTGAAAGCAAGTCGCGAAGAGCTGGCTGAGCTTTACGGTGAAGAAAATGCGCAGACTCACGTGCAGCAGTGGCTAGATAGCGGCGTTAAAGTGGTATTAGTGACTGATGGCGGCGAACCTATTCAATATATCACCAAAGAATTTAGTGGCACCTTGGCCTCGCCCAAAATGGATGTAAAAGATACGACAGCTGCTGGCGATTCATTCATTGGTGGTTTCCTGTATTTCTTATCTACCAAAGTGGCTAATAGCGCAGAATTTGACGAGTGGGCAAGTAGCTTTGAAAACGTTAGCGAAGCCACAGAGTTTGCTATTCGCTGCGGTGCATACACGGTAACGCAATATGGTGCGTTTAGTGCTTTACCTACTATGGAAAATATTGCGAAATAA
- a CDS encoding ligase-associated DNA damage response exonuclease, with amino-acid sequence MMAENTIHPSKWMKTDDAGLYCVPGDFYIDPMQPVDTALVTHGHADHARAGHKRVFAHPQTMAIMTTRYGDDMAEVQIPVPYRESVEFDEVITTDSHSASTEQGRRKIKVTFYPAGHILGSSQLLIEYAGYRLVISGDYKRRHDPTCPPFEVVPCDVLITEATFGLPVFAHPPIEQEIQKLLHSLDVFPTRCHLVGTYALGKCQRVILALREAGYTKPIYLHGALLKLCDLYEREGIALGDIIPVSEVEDKALLAGEIVLAPPSALADRWSRSLPHVRAVLASGWMQIRARAKQRNAELPLIISDHCDWPELLQTLTEVNPSEVWVTHGREDALMYQAQKMGFKARALSLVGYDEAAQEE; translated from the coding sequence ATGATGGCTGAAAATACAATACACCCTTCGAAGTGGATGAAAACTGACGATGCAGGTTTGTATTGTGTGCCAGGTGATTTTTATATAGACCCTATGCAGCCTGTGGATACTGCGCTTGTTACCCACGGTCATGCTGACCATGCTAGAGCGGGCCACAAGCGAGTATTCGCCCACCCACAAACCATGGCAATTATGACCACTCGCTATGGTGACGATATGGCTGAAGTACAAATACCGGTGCCCTATCGCGAGAGCGTAGAGTTTGATGAGGTAATCACTACTGATAGTCACAGTGCCTCAACTGAACAGGGGCGACGCAAGATAAAAGTCACTTTTTACCCTGCTGGCCATATACTAGGTTCGTCACAATTACTTATTGAGTATGCGGGTTATCGGCTAGTGATATCTGGCGATTACAAACGTAGACACGATCCCACTTGTCCGCCGTTTGAAGTAGTACCTTGCGATGTACTTATTACCGAAGCCACTTTCGGTTTACCGGTATTTGCCCACCCGCCAATCGAACAAGAAATCCAAAAGCTTCTTCATTCCCTTGATGTGTTTCCTACACGTTGTCATTTAGTAGGAACTTACGCATTAGGCAAATGCCAGCGGGTTATTTTGGCGCTTCGAGAAGCGGGTTACACCAAGCCTATCTATTTGCACGGTGCATTACTGAAGCTGTGTGATTTATATGAACGAGAAGGCATTGCGTTAGGCGATATTATTCCGGTTAGCGAGGTAGAAGACAAAGCGTTACTCGCCGGTGAAATCGTTTTGGCTCCCCCTTCTGCATTAGCCGACAGGTGGTCGAGAAGCTTGCCACATGTTCGCGCTGTGTTGGCGTCTGGTTGGATGCAAATTCGCGCGCGAGCTAAGCAGCGCAACGCTGAGCTACCACTTATTATTTCAGATCACTGCGATTGGCCCGAGTTATTGCAAACCCTCACCGAAGTGAACCCTAGCGAGGTATGGGTGACCCACGGCCGAGAAGACGCACTAATGTATCAGGCACAGAAGATGGGCTTTAAAGCGCGAGCGTTATCGCTGGTAGGTTACGATGAAGCGGCGCAGGAAGAATAG
- a CDS encoding agmatine deiminase family protein — protein sequence MQGSRKLVPEWETVDAVMLAWPHAETDWSPWLEEARETYLNVIAAVNRYHAGVILLCAPDDVDDVKSRLGDHARVLIMPASYNDTWVRDYGFLTCRDTEGSGAPVEFRFNGWGEKFDASEDNMANQRYLASLCKLPLRSSPVVAEGGALEIDDFGHLLSTSQCLLNPKRNGDMTIEDYAETFNDMLGCNTFTVLEHGHLEGDDTDGHIDTLVRFTPNKGLVIQAADNRKDDSHYAGLSALCEECASAMPEHEQYRLPLPHIVNSEGERLPASYANFLICNRAVLLPIYGQPEDEAAISQMQLAYPDHIIEPIDCSVLVKQFGSLHCISMQVPTNTLKESVISTFSKGVSVHATN from the coding sequence ATGCAAGGTAGTCGTAAACTGGTTCCTGAATGGGAAACCGTTGATGCTGTGATGCTGGCGTGGCCGCATGCAGAAACCGACTGGTCGCCATGGCTAGAAGAAGCCCGTGAAACATACTTGAACGTCATTGCTGCGGTCAACCGTTATCATGCAGGTGTGATATTGCTATGCGCCCCTGACGATGTTGATGATGTGAAATCACGCTTAGGCGATCATGCGCGTGTGCTCATCATGCCTGCGTCTTATAACGACACTTGGGTACGTGACTACGGCTTTTTAACCTGTCGAGATACCGAAGGTTCTGGCGCGCCAGTAGAGTTTCGCTTCAATGGTTGGGGCGAAAAGTTTGATGCCAGCGAAGACAATATGGCTAACCAACGCTACCTTGCCTCATTATGTAAATTACCCCTACGAAGTAGCCCAGTAGTTGCTGAAGGCGGCGCGTTAGAAATTGACGATTTTGGCCACTTGCTGAGTACTTCTCAGTGTTTATTAAACCCGAAGCGCAATGGTGATATGACCATCGAAGATTACGCTGAAACCTTTAATGACATGTTAGGTTGCAACACGTTTACGGTGTTAGAACATGGTCACCTTGAAGGTGACGACACTGACGGGCATATTGATACGCTTGTGCGTTTCACGCCCAATAAAGGCCTAGTCATTCAAGCAGCTGATAACCGAAAAGATGACAGTCACTATGCAGGGTTAAGTGCGCTGTGTGAAGAGTGCGCCAGTGCAATGCCTGAGCATGAACAATATCGATTGCCACTGCCACATATTGTGAATAGCGAAGGCGAGCGTTTACCTGCATCGTATGCCAATTTTTTGATCTGTAATCGCGCGGTGCTCTTACCTATTTACGGGCAACCTGAAGATGAAGCGGCCATTAGCCAAATGCAACTGGCTTATCCCGACCATATTATCGAGCCTATAGATTGCTCGGTGTTGGTAAAGCAATTTGGTAGTTTGCATTGTATTTCCATGCAGGTACCCACAAATACGTTGAAAGAATCTGTTATTTCCACCTTCTCAAAAGGAGTGTCTGTACATGCAACGAACTAA
- a CDS encoding ligase-associated DNA damage response DEXH box helicase yields MPKTKAPLKKPNETGSDILPPAFSQWFKNKGWALRDYQRQMLAQDTHNTTLLIAPTGAGKTLSGFLPSLVELAQSPQLGLHTLYISPLKALTQDIHRNLLQPIEEMELPITAETRTGDTPSHKRQRQRKKPPNLLLTTPESLMLMLSYADADKLFGKLKRVIIDETHSLVANKRGDFLSLALARLSVLSPKMKRVGLSATVAYPETLGAWLAGTEGIANIISVKAGEKPKVDMLQSENRMPFGGFMARYAITDIYKAIEGAKTTLVFVNTRAQSELIFQMLWEHNTAALPIALYHGSLSKEQRRKTEAMMSSGLLRAVVCTSALELGIDWGDVDKVIQVGAPKGVSRLLQRIGRANHRLDEPSEALLVPANRFEALECQAAINAINKGELDGDAPQPGALDIIPQFIVNCLCSNADSPDTLYEQILMASPYQGLDKQDFEKLWQFALDGGSALNAYERYQRLTPNDDGTFSPANRRVIQRHRQNIGTIVEAGRLKVKRIRRGNQGKIIGEVEEYFAQQLTPGDTFYFAGEVLKYEAIRDMQLHARPAKAKEPKIPSYSGGQMPLSTYLADGVRAILANPKSWRNLPAQVQEWLKLQQQFSQLLEPEKVLVEQFPFRNVNHTLYYTFEGRKANQTLGMLVTRRMEKMGIKPLSFSVTDYGLSISAVKQITDNQLQQLFQPDILGDELEDWMLQAPMLKRSFRQVAVVSGLTEQRYHASQKTMKQVTFSTDLIYDTLREHDPDHILLAVARADAERELLDLQRLANLLIRFVDKTTLVNLEKVSPMAIPIVLNMRSEQIKGAGAQAIIEQADLYAEAENMLDEVRALLS; encoded by the coding sequence ATGCCTAAAACCAAAGCACCACTTAAGAAACCAAACGAAACCGGCAGCGACATTTTGCCACCGGCGTTTAGCCAATGGTTCAAAAATAAAGGCTGGGCGCTTCGTGATTACCAACGGCAGATGTTGGCGCAAGACACCCACAACACTACGTTATTGATTGCCCCAACCGGGGCAGGAAAAACCCTATCAGGCTTTCTACCTAGCTTAGTCGAGTTAGCGCAATCGCCACAGCTAGGCTTACATACCTTATATATTTCCCCGCTTAAAGCGTTAACCCAAGATATTCATCGCAACTTATTACAACCTATTGAAGAGATGGAATTGCCAATAACGGCAGAAACTCGTACTGGCGATACACCTTCGCATAAACGGCAGCGCCAACGGAAAAAGCCGCCAAACCTGCTGCTTACTACCCCAGAATCTTTAATGTTGATGCTGAGCTATGCCGATGCTGACAAGCTATTTGGCAAACTAAAGCGAGTCATTATTGATGAAACCCATAGCTTGGTAGCAAACAAGCGAGGGGACTTTTTATCTTTAGCGCTAGCACGACTTTCAGTATTGTCACCTAAAATGAAGCGGGTAGGCCTATCGGCTACAGTGGCTTACCCTGAAACCTTAGGGGCGTGGCTAGCCGGTACAGAAGGTATTGCTAATATCATCAGCGTGAAAGCGGGTGAAAAACCAAAAGTAGATATGCTGCAATCTGAAAATCGCATGCCCTTCGGTGGCTTTATGGCGCGTTATGCCATAACCGATATCTACAAAGCCATTGAAGGGGCGAAAACGACCTTGGTGTTCGTTAATACCCGGGCGCAATCTGAACTGATTTTTCAAATGCTGTGGGAACACAACACCGCTGCGCTACCGATAGCCTTATACCACGGCAGTTTGAGTAAAGAACAACGGCGCAAAACAGAAGCGATGATGTCTAGCGGGTTATTGCGGGCAGTAGTGTGTACTTCGGCGCTAGAGCTAGGTATTGATTGGGGCGATGTCGATAAGGTCATTCAGGTAGGTGCCCCCAAAGGTGTTAGCCGGTTGCTGCAACGTATTGGGCGAGCAAACCATCGGTTAGATGAGCCCAGCGAAGCGTTACTTGTACCCGCTAACCGATTTGAAGCCCTTGAATGCCAAGCGGCTATTAATGCAATTAATAAAGGCGAACTAGATGGCGATGCGCCGCAGCCTGGGGCATTGGATATCATCCCCCAGTTTATCGTGAATTGCCTATGCAGCAATGCTGACAGCCCAGATACCCTTTACGAGCAAATCCTTATGGCATCGCCTTATCAAGGGCTTGATAAACAAGATTTTGAAAAATTATGGCAGTTTGCGTTAGATGGCGGTAGTGCGCTTAATGCATACGAGCGATATCAGCGCCTAACGCCAAATGACGATGGCACTTTTTCACCCGCTAACAGGCGGGTTATTCAGCGTCATCGTCAGAATATAGGTACTATTGTTGAGGCGGGTAGATTAAAAGTAAAACGCATTCGCCGTGGTAACCAGGGCAAAATTATTGGTGAGGTAGAAGAGTACTTTGCCCAGCAACTTACCCCAGGTGACACCTTCTATTTTGCCGGTGAAGTGCTTAAATACGAAGCCATTCGGGATATGCAATTGCATGCACGCCCTGCTAAAGCCAAAGAGCCTAAAATCCCCAGTTATTCCGGTGGCCAAATGCCACTGTCGACATACTTGGCTGATGGGGTTAGAGCCATACTCGCAAATCCCAAAAGTTGGCGCAATTTACCTGCACAAGTACAAGAGTGGTTAAAGTTGCAACAGCAGTTTTCACAACTTCTTGAACCTGAAAAGGTGTTGGTAGAGCAGTTTCCTTTTCGTAACGTGAACCATACGCTGTATTACACATTCGAAGGTAGGAAAGCGAACCAAACCTTGGGCATGCTGGTTACCCGTAGAATGGAAAAAATGGGGATTAAGCCGCTTAGCTTTAGTGTGACTGATTATGGGCTTTCGATAAGTGCAGTGAAACAGATTACCGACAATCAGCTGCAACAGTTGTTTCAGCCAGATATATTGGGCGACGAGCTAGAAGATTGGATGTTACAGGCCCCCATGTTAAAGCGCTCTTTCAGGCAGGTGGCGGTAGTAAGCGGCTTAACCGAACAGCGTTATCATGCTAGCCAAAAAACCATGAAACAAGTCACGTTTTCTACTGATTTAATTTACGACACGCTGCGTGAGCACGACCCTGATCATATTCTTTTAGCGGTTGCGCGGGCTGATGCTGAACGGGAGTTGTTAGATTTACAGCGTTTAGCCAATTTGCTTATTCGCTTTGTCGATAAAACCACGTTAGTTAATTTAGAAAAAGTATCGCCCATGGCCATACCGATTGTGCTGAATATGCGCAGTGAGCAAATAAAAGGGGCTGGTGCTCAGGCGATTATCGAGCAAGCTGATTTGTATGCAGAAGCGGAAAATATGTTAGACGAAGTACGGGCTTTATTGTCCTAA